TATAAGCGAACATGATTTGGATTGGGTATAAATGACTGCTCAATTCGGGTCATGGCATTTACGGCATTTTGATAACTCTCAAAATACCCCATCCCGACTGCGGCATTGATAGCGGCACCTAACCCAGAAGTTTCAAAGGTATGCGTACGATGAGCGGGTAAATTAAAGATATCCGCCGTCAATTGTAGCGCGGCATCAGATTGTGAGCCGCCCCCAGAAACAATCAGCCGTGTTATTTTTTGCTTCTGGCGCTTCTCCAGTGTTTCTTTGCCCTCGCGTAATGCATAGGCTAGCCCTTCAAGAATCGAACGATAAAGATGAGCACGCGTATGAACATCGCCAAAGCCGATAATGGCTCCTTTAGCTTCTAGATTTTTTAATCCAGGTGACCAATAGGGCTGTAACATCAGTCCCATAGATCCGGGCGGAACCTGCGCCACCAATTGGTCAAATAAGCTTTCAGCACTAACCCCTAACTCTTGTGCTTTTTCAATTTCATTTTGTCCAAATTCTTGTTTGAACCAATTGACCATCCAAAAACCGCGATAGATCATCACTTCACTATTAAAATTATCTGGAATTGCAGAAGGGTATGGTGGAATAAACGCTTGTGGCTCAACATAACGAGTATTATTAGTGTTAATGGTTGCGGTGGTACCGTAACTTAAGCTGGCGGTATCTGCACTAATACAACCAGAGCCGAGCACTTCACATGCTTTGTCTGAAGCGGACGCTAATACCTTAGTCCCCTCTTTTATTCCTGTCGCTTTTGCCGCCAGCTCAGTGATTACGCCAAGTACCTCACCCGGTTTAACCAAATTAGGCAACATTGAACGTTTAATTGGCAATGCATGCCACTTCCAATCCCACCGACTCGCCCAGCTTTGCTTTTTGTAATCGAAGGGAAGGTAACCAACAATACTACCAATCGAATCTTTATATTCTCCGGTCAACTTATGTGTTAGGAATCCGGAAAGTAAGAGAAATTTTTCGGTCTTATTCCATATTGCGGGCTCATTTTGCTGCAACCAATTAGCCTGTGATTTTCGACGAAAATAGTCCACAACTTTGGTTTGCCCAATAGCGGAAAATGCCAATCGCCAATACCAGGGCATCGCTTTGTTATGCTGACATAAGCGTTGATCTAGCCATAAAATCGCTGGACGCAAGGGTTGCCCCTGCTTATCTAAATTGATCACTGTACCACGCTGAGTCGTTACGGTAACCGCTCTGACTCTTTGCTGATAAGCGTTTGCAATCACCTCTTCTTGTTGCCAAAGCTGCTGACAACACTTTGTTAGCATTGTCCAGAAATATTCCGCATGCTGCTCGGCCCAACCTGGGTTCTCTGAGAAATAGGCTTCAAGCTCTATTCGGCTTATAGCTACAAGCTCCCCTCGTAAATTGAACAATAGTGCCCTCACACTTTGGGTACCATTATCAATAGTTAAAATTAAATCGTCGGCAATAGCTGACGGCTCAGCATTACTGGATTCATTGCACATTGAGGAATTAACCGCTGTCATATTTTTAATTTCTTTGGTTTATCTTGATGGTTTGGCAAGCTATAGGCGAGATGCCAAATAGCGCAATATCGATCGACTTCTTGTTGCCAGCGTTCTTCGCTCCACGACAAATATGGAGCACATAATTGCTTAATTTTAGGGAGTAATTCTTGAGCTCCCATTGGCAGTACATTGCCGATGCGAGTTCTACGTAGTAAGAGATCATCCAAGTGCTGTACTTGCTCGAATTTTACAGCCCAGATTAATTCTGCCCATAAATGCCTGCTGTACCTTATTGGAAAGCAATGTTGAGGATCACTTTGTTCGACAAACAGCTCACTTAGCTCGCCATAACAAGCGCTAATTTGCAGATAAGTCGATTCGCCTAAATCCCTGCCAAATAGCCCCGAAGATGCAGACAAAACAGGTAACTTACAGGCTAACTCGAGCGCATTAAGGTAATCTGCTTTTTCTTTTTGATGATATCCTACTGCATGTTTCTGCTCTGATGTTAGGTGCTGACATACCAATGTCAGCACCTGCTTAGCAATCAATCTAAAAGTCGTCAATTTACCACCAGCAATCCAAATAACGCCGGCTTTTTGCTCAATAAAATGTTCACGTTTTTCTTTTGAGGGAGCCGTTGATTCACCAGAAGTGATCACAGGTCTAACACCAGAGAACGTTGAAATCACATCGTTGGGGGTAATTTTGGCATTCGGGAATTGCTGTGCTATTGCAGCTAGTAAATAGTCAAACTCATCTTGAGTAATGTGAGCTTCCTTCTCCATATCTTGTGAATGCTCAACATCGGTTGTCCCTACCAGGGTGACGTTTTGCCATGGATAAACTTGCACTGGCCGTTTATCTTGTGCATGACGAATACTAAAAACACTTCCAACAGGTAATCGCCAACTCGGTATTAGTAAATGACTGCCTCGCAACGGACGCAAGTGCATAGTCTTGTCATTTCGTGTTCGACGATTGCTCGCTTTTTTCACACTATCTTGACCCAGCTTTGACCATGCCCCACAGGCATTAACAACAACTTTGGTCTTAATTGCCAAGACTTGTTCTGCTAACTCCATCTTGAGTACTTGATGGGTCTCATGCGCAGCGACATCAACAACCTTGGCGTAATTTAAGGCATCGCCACCTAAGCATAACGATTCTTGAATCAATCTTTGCACTAAGCGAGCATCGTCAGTTATTGCGTCATAAAATTGAGTGCCACCAAGGAGCTTTTTTTCATCAACATTGGGGGCAAGCGCTAGATAAGGTATTTGAGGCCAAAACTTATGCTGTTTTACTCCCGCAATAAAGTCATAACACGACAACAAACGATTAAACACCCAAACGCCAGGGAAAGCGTGCTGATAATGGCTCATCACAAAGCTTTGCTTTGTCACTAACGGATAGCCCTGTGCCAATAAGCGCTGTCTTTCTATGACAGATTCTTTCGTCAAGCCAATTTGCCCTTGAGCCATATAGCGCAAACCACCGTGAACCATTTTTGACGAACGACTCGAACTGCCCCACGCATAGTCTTTTTGCTCAAGTAATAGCACTTTTAAGCCCGCTTGTGAGGCTAGTTTTAAAATCCCAGCACCAGTAATTCCTCCACCGACCACAACCAAGTCCCACATTGGCGTTTTACTCATGTTGACAATTCGTTGCTCTCGGGACAGCTGTAGGTTCTTTACCTGACTCATCCGAGCCTCACTGCTATGACAGAGAGTTTGTTTGCCATTAACATGTATCGACTGATCGTCATTGTGAGAAGGATGTATCATAAAAACCTCAGTTTTTCTGCTGGCTTACTCAAGCAAAGTACCTGGATTCAATTGCTGTTGCTCATCGAAATGTTCGGAAAGGTTAGCAAGCAACTTCATGCCCAATACTCCTTTTTCAACACTAAGGTATGGCGCATGATCTTTACCCACGCCATGTTGATGGCTAATAGTACCCGCATTATTAATAATGGTTTCACTGGCAAGGTGCTTTAACTTCTTCCAGCGTGCTAACGTTTCCTCGTATGAAGAACCATTTCGATAAATATAAGTTGTATATAGGCTACAACCTTGCGCGTACACATGAGAAAGATGAGTAAAAACATGGATTTGCTCATTTTTATCGGTCAGGCCATGGCGAATTTCATCTTCAACTTTGGCCATAAGCTCGTCAACATTTCCCCAATCTGTCGCGGTTTCAAAAGTGTCCACAACATAGCCAAGCTGCCATAACGCATCACGAAGATAAGGCGAGCGAAAGCGATTAGCTTGCCACTTTTTGCCTAATAACGTCCCCGTATTCACACCTTTGTATTGTTTAACCACACTTTTTAACTGGCGTTTAGTCGCAGAAATTTGGCTATGACTGCCAGTTAAGCCAAAGGTCAACATACATTTATTGTCCTTACAGCCTCGCAGAGACAAATAGCGCTCTAACCATTTGATTGACGTTTCATGTCCAGCAAGTTTCAGCTGAGTTTGGGTTTCAACACGGTTACTTACTCTTAACATGGATAACGCAATACGGTGCTGTACAACCTCTTTACAAAACTGACTTGCTAGTTGCCAACTTGGAAAAAAGATCACGCCAAACTGCTCTTTTTCAGCTACGCGACTAACCCGTACTTTAACATCGGTTAGAATGCCAAAGCGTCCTTCAGATCCTAAAAGTATTTCACGTAGATCAGGACCCGCCGAAGAGGCAGGAAACGTGGGAACGGTTAGTGAACCATCGAAGGTTTCAAGGTTTCCCCCGGCAAATAATTGCTCAATACGCCCATAGCGTAATGATTGCTGACCACTTGAACGACTTGCCACCCAACCACCAATAGTGGATAACTCGAAGGATTGTGGAAAATGTCCCAAAGTGTAGCCACGTGCAAGCAATTGTGCTTCAACCATTGTACCGGGTGTGCCCGCCCCAAACGTTGCTATTTGGCTATTTTCGTCAAGATGAAGCAATTGATTCATGTGACTCATGTCTACCGTTAATACCGCTCTGGAGGACATGTTAGGGTTTATATGACCCGCCACACTTGTGCCTCCACCATAGGGAATGAGTTCAACGTTATGTGTTTTGGCATAAGCAAGAATATCTTCAACGTCTTGACGGTTTTCTGGAAAACACACGCCATCAGGGAAACAGGAGATTTCGCCACTACGCATGGCTAAATAGTCGGGTAATGATTGTCCTTTGGCGTGCCGTACTCGAGTTTGAGGATCCGTTGAAACCAATGGATGTTCAGGCAATCGTGACGATGGCACCTGACTTATAACGTCTGTTAAAGAAGCATCCTGCAAGCATTGGCCCGTACCAATAGTCTGTGATAAAAATTGTCCTGCAGAATGCGGCAATTCCATGGTTTTACTTTCATCACCCCAACCATTCCAACGTCTCATTTTATACCCCAGCTATGATTTCAATATCAGTTATGATAAAACGGAGCTCAGCTAGGCGAAATGTCCTAAAAAGACAGTCAATGTGACATTTTGAGACAATTATGGACTGCTTGGCTCAATACGTAATGGAGTAATAAATAGACATATGGCAGATAAACTACTAGCGCAACACGCCGTACAAATCGATGAACAACTTGGTCAGGCATCCGTCCCCGCAGTCAGTCAATATTTGCAACTTGCCACCGAGCAAGGCATAGACATTAAGAAGATCCTTGATGAAATCAAGCTCGATGAAACCCTTCTGCTTGACAATAACAATCATGTTACAGGGCTTCAATTTCAACAACTAATTTCAGCTCTTATTTCTCAATCAAATGATGAGCTTTTTGGCTTACACACGGCAAAATACGTGCAACCTGGGTCGTATAGTGTGTTGGGCTATATTTCGATGAATTGTGAAAGTTTGGGGCAAGCCATCACCAAGATACAGCCATTTGAAAAACTAGTTGGCGATATGGGCACAACCTCATTTGAAACACTCGGAGAGCAGGTTAAAATCAGCTGGCATTGTCAATTTACTGAACCACAAGTAAAGCGTCACATGATAGACAACTGTTTGGCCTCGTGGTTAACTTTTGCTCGCTATTTAGTCAGTCAAGACAGTAATCCCAGCGCTTTACGGTTAATGCGGAAACGACCTAGCTTAAGCCAGCAAAACGAGTACCAAGCACTATTTAATTGTCCTATCGAATACGGCCAAGACGAAAATGCCATTATCTTTGATAAAACCCTGTTATCTTTACCGCTAAACAAAGGCGATCAACAGCTACTGTCTACTTTAGAAGACCACGCACAAAGTCTTATTTTGAATTTAAACCGTGAGACAAGTTTTCCGGAACAACTCAGTGCAATGATTGAGCAGTCATTAAAAATGGGCCAGTTTCATCAACAGGATATCGCCAATAGTTTAGGAATAAGTACAAAAACTTTGCAACGGCGATTGGCCGCACAAGGGTTAAATTTTCAATCAATATTAGATGAAACACGGCTGAAAGTAGTGAAGCAATATTTGGCCAATCAGGTATTGCCCCTTAACCATGTCAGTGATGCATTAGGATTTAAGGAGCCGCGTTCCTTTTACCGTTGGTTCAATAAACTCACTCAAATGACTCCAGGTGAATATCGAAAAACGCTTACACAATAATCTTTCACTCATAAATAAGGGAAGGTAATTATTCATTACCTTCCCTTTGGCACTGACAATTAAACTTACTTAAAAGTTATAAATGAAGCCCGCGTAATAGCTACGGCCTAAAATGCCCCAGCCATTTCTGGTTCCATAACTTGTGGTCCAGTGATCTAGACCTGTATGATCGGTAACATTATTGATACCGGCATAAAGGTTGGCATTTTCGGTCAAGTCATAACTAACACGAATATCATGCATGATTGAGTTGCCTGGCGTATCTGAGTCACGAAACTCTTTCGATACATCACCATTTAGACGCCCCGTTTCTCTGAATTTAAATACCCAGCTTGCACTGAAATCACCTTGTGAATATGTTGTGGTGAAATTACTTTTCCACTCTGGAATACCTAATTCACCAACATCATTGTCAGTTACAGATACGGCATCAACAAAGTCAAACTGTGTTAATGAAGACTCGTACATGCGAGTAGCGACAAGTTTAAAGGTAAAGTTATCAATGGCATAATCGGCCTCAATATCTAAGCCTCGACGGCGTGACTCATCAGCATTTACACTGCCTGGACGAACGTGAAGCACATCGCCATTAGTATCACGAGAGACTTGTTTACAAAAGTCGTTATCAACTGAGTTAGGTAATAAATCAACACAGTTACTCATCATACCGCTAGCACTATAGCTTGTGATCATATCTTCTAGTTTGATATCCCAAAAATCTAGTGAAATGCGTAAGTTATTAACAAATGTTGGTTGATAAATAAAACCTACCGTTAACGTTTTAGCTTCTTCTTCCCGTAAGTCAGAGTTACCTTCTGTGATTGACTGTCCTCTTTGAGTACTGATGTTTGAACTCCAGCCGGGCTCAATGCCAAACTTGGCACAGTTAGCGACACGACGACCGTCTTTTGGACCTCCATCAATCTCAGTGTAATGACATGGATCTGTCATAGTGGTGTAACCAATTGACTGTCCAGAGAATAGTTCGTTTAACTGCGGTGCACGAACGGCACTAGAGTACGTTGAACGAAAACGAATTGAATCATTTACTGTCCAGTTAACACCAAATTTTGCACTAGTAAATGATGATGACTCAGTCGAGTACTCTGCTTTTCTCAGCGCGGCTTCAACATCTAGTGCCTTTATGCCAGGTAAATCCGAAACAATAGGCGCGAGCACTTCAGCGTATATTTCTTGGATGTTTCTGCTGGCATCCATAGGCGTTTGCATACTGGTCAAATTACCCGATTGCCACAATTCAGATGGCGCGTACTCTAAACTTTCATATCGTACTTCTAAGCCAGCACTCATTTGCAGTGCACCTGCTGGAAGCTCCATAAGATCACCTGCAATATTGGCAGAAAACGCATGTGAAACCACGTCAGTTACACTGGTGTGCTCATCTAAAACGTAGTCCAGAACTTCTTGTGATGGGCGTTCAAATGGACTAAATGAGGGACAAGAGTTGCTTTCTTGGCACGGACCAATAATAGCAAATTGGCTATCGATTCTATCGGTTCTTAAAGCGTTACGGTTAGATAATTCCGTTTTACTCTTACCACTAGAAAAGTTGACATCCCATGCCCAATCTTCGAATGCTAAACCTGACAATGTGACATTGGCTGACAGGTAATCACGCTCGTTGTCATGACGTCTTGGTCCTGCTTCATAAAAAGTATAATGCAGCTTCGTCCAGCCACCATCATCAGTCAGTGCTTTTTCTTCAATGCCTGTAGGTACATCAAAGGTAAAGTCATTTCCTAATTGAATCCATTTATTCAAAAACGGAGGATCAATTTCGTCTTTAGACTTGGCACGTGAATAGGTAATATCTGCTGATAGATCAAAACTATCGAACTCATAATTCAACGCAGCATAAGCGTTTACGCGTTCAAATGGGTCTTCAATCATGCCCCAACGGTCAAGAGGAAATCCACTGCCGTCATTCGTTAACCAACCATCGTAAACATTGCTTGCTGGCGTTCTAAGTGAATAGCCGCCTGTAGATTCATTAACGTCATACCAATCAAGGGTATTATAGTCATTATTCCAGATACCAAAAATGGTGGCTTCACCGCCCCACTCTGTTGTGGTTAAATCTCGTAGCCACACTTTATCAGGAATACCGTCTTCAGCTCCTGTATTTCTTGGGTTTGCTACAGAGCGCTGTTGAGGGCCTGAGCCTTTGCGATCGCTTTGACGAAGGGCTGACTCATCTAAGTAATCAACTGAAATTGAAAGGTTACCGCGATTATCATCAAAATTGAAACCGTGGGTTAAGGTAAAATTTCGTGTGTCATGCCCACCATCATTGGTACCACCAATCTGACCACGTAAAGACGTGCCTTCGTAATCTTTCTTCAGGATAAAGTTCACCACACCGGCAACCGCGTCTGAGCCATAAACAGCAGAAGCTCCACCAGTCATCACTTCAACGCGTTCAAGTAACTCTGATGGGATCATACCAATATCAGCGTACATGGTCTGAGCATCATCAGTAATAGGGGTTGGGCGCTTGCCGTTAACTAGCACTAACGTACGTGTTGCACCGATACCGCGTAGGTTCAATACATTAAGTCCTGAGTTACCAAATGAATAGTTACCTGATGTAGAATCTAAACCTTCACCAAATTGTGGCATTGAGGTCAAAATGTCATTTACATTAGTTAAACCCGATATCTTGATGTCTTCAGCAGAGATAACAACTGTTGGCGTCGGCGCGTCAAATGTTGTCCGTGAGATTCTTGAGCCCGTTACCATTATTTGCTCTACGGCTTCTTCATCTGCCACAGTATTCTTAGCTAACTCGTCTGCGTGAGCATTTAGGCTAATTGAGCCAACCACGGCGCTAATAGCCAAAGCTAGCGCATTTTTGCGTAGCATACTCCCTTCCTGTTCTTTGTGTTCCATACTTTCCTCTTTTTATTATTAACTGGTTATTGATCTTTTTATTAACAGGACGAATCGATCTTTCATGGTTTTTATGCTGCGACCGCTAAGCTCAACACGCCTGATTTAAATGCATCGGTAGAAGCGACAGCATCAAATAATTGAATTCAATATATTTACATAAATATACCGGATCCAATATATTGTATACAATAATGATAAGTATGAAGAAGATCAACAGTTAAGATCTTTTCAATGATCGACTGCATTTCTGTTAATGAGTCCCTTAGGTAATGTAAATAGTGGCTTCACTTGACTCAAAGGTGATTTATTATTCCCCTTTAAATTCAACAACTAATAACACAGACGAAAATTCTGGTAAGAATGGAGCTAACAATATTGGATAAGAATAACGCAAAGTCATCAGTCCATAGAAAATAATGCTGGCGTCAAAAAATTATGCAGTTTTAAATATGTCTGAAACTGTAATTATTGTGTAATTAGCAGCACTAAATGAAGTTTCATTAAGAAAACCAATTGATTAGCATAAAAATAAAGCAGTACTAAAACCAATAAAGGTTATTGAACGCTCATGCTATTTTGAGGTATTAGAAAATGCGGCTGACATTAAATAAGAGTATGTACTGGCATTCAATTTGGCATCTTATTTAACACGCTTTTTAAAGGTGTTAAATATTGTTCATAGTTTTGCCATTGCTGTGTCGCTGTTTTGTAGATAGGCTGGCGTACTTGTTCAGAGCTAGGTGTTTTTATATTGCGCTTAGTGTTATGAAAATCCATACAAGCTGGTTCAAAGGTTAAACCACAAAAATCGAGCATTCTCCTCAAAAGACTGAATGTATTATTAAGAGGCGTTACACAGAATAGAAGCATGCCTCATAAGGTAAATTGCAAGAAAGTAAAACACCTAAAGACATAACATAAACAAAGGGAGAAACGTCATATGCTTCCCCCTTGCGTTTTAAAATATTCGCAGACCAATAACTACGGCTTTAACGCCAAGACGTCTGATTTAAGCAACTCAAGAATTTGCTCAGAAGTATTTCCGATCAATCGACCAGTTATACCTGTTCGCCCTATAACACCAATAACAACAGTACCTGATTTAACTTGTGCCGCAGTACTTAATATCACCTTGCCAGGATGACCAGCATTAATATGAAAATTTTCAGCCGGAATATCAAATTGCTGAGCTAATCTTGTAATTTCACTGCGGTATTCACGCATTGCGTTGTTTTCGAGCTCATCTTTATAAAGCAGCCCTAAATCCCT
This window of the Thalassotalea atypica genome carries:
- a CDS encoding FGGY-family carbohydrate kinase produces the protein MTAVNSSMCNESSNAEPSAIADDLILTIDNGTQSVRALLFNLRGELVAISRIELEAYFSENPGWAEQHAEYFWTMLTKCCQQLWQQEEVIANAYQQRVRAVTVTTQRGTVINLDKQGQPLRPAILWLDQRLCQHNKAMPWYWRLAFSAIGQTKVVDYFRRKSQANWLQQNEPAIWNKTEKFLLLSGFLTHKLTGEYKDSIGSIVGYLPFDYKKQSWASRWDWKWHALPIKRSMLPNLVKPGEVLGVITELAAKATGIKEGTKVLASASDKACEVLGSGCISADTASLSYGTTATINTNNTRYVEPQAFIPPYPSAIPDNFNSEVMIYRGFWMVNWFKQEFGQNEIEKAQELGVSAESLFDQLVAQVPPGSMGLMLQPYWSPGLKNLEAKGAIIGFGDVHTRAHLYRSILEGLAYALREGKETLEKRQKQKITRLIVSGGGSQSDAALQLTADIFNLPAHRTHTFETSGLGAAINAAVGMGYFESYQNAVNAMTRIEQSFIPNPNHVRLYDKLYQQVYRKMYRQLKPIYQDIKKITGYPE
- a CDS encoding glycerol-3-phosphate dehydrogenase/oxidase → MIHPSHNDDQSIHVNGKQTLCHSSEARMSQVKNLQLSREQRIVNMSKTPMWDLVVVGGGITGAGILKLASQAGLKVLLLEQKDYAWGSSSRSSKMVHGGLRYMAQGQIGLTKESVIERQRLLAQGYPLVTKQSFVMSHYQHAFPGVWVFNRLLSCYDFIAGVKQHKFWPQIPYLALAPNVDEKKLLGGTQFYDAITDDARLVQRLIQESLCLGGDALNYAKVVDVAAHETHQVLKMELAEQVLAIKTKVVVNACGAWSKLGQDSVKKASNRRTRNDKTMHLRPLRGSHLLIPSWRLPVGSVFSIRHAQDKRPVQVYPWQNVTLVGTTDVEHSQDMEKEAHITQDEFDYLLAAIAQQFPNAKITPNDVISTFSGVRPVITSGESTAPSKEKREHFIEQKAGVIWIAGGKLTTFRLIAKQVLTLVCQHLTSEQKHAVGYHQKEKADYLNALELACKLPVLSASSGLFGRDLGESTYLQISACYGELSELFVEQSDPQHCFPIRYSRHLWAELIWAVKFEQVQHLDDLLLRRTRIGNVLPMGAQELLPKIKQLCAPYLSWSEERWQQEVDRYCAIWHLAYSLPNHQDKPKKLKI
- a CDS encoding FAD-binding oxidoreductase — translated: MRRWNGWGDESKTMELPHSAGQFLSQTIGTGQCLQDASLTDVISQVPSSRLPEHPLVSTDPQTRVRHAKGQSLPDYLAMRSGEISCFPDGVCFPENRQDVEDILAYAKTHNVELIPYGGGTSVAGHINPNMSSRAVLTVDMSHMNQLLHLDENSQIATFGAGTPGTMVEAQLLARGYTLGHFPQSFELSTIGGWVASRSSGQQSLRYGRIEQLFAGGNLETFDGSLTVPTFPASSAGPDLREILLGSEGRFGILTDVKVRVSRVAEKEQFGVIFFPSWQLASQFCKEVVQHRIALSMLRVSNRVETQTQLKLAGHETSIKWLERYLSLRGCKDNKCMLTFGLTGSHSQISATKRQLKSVVKQYKGVNTGTLLGKKWQANRFRSPYLRDALWQLGYVVDTFETATDWGNVDELMAKVEDEIRHGLTDKNEQIHVFTHLSHVYAQGCSLYTTYIYRNGSSYEETLARWKKLKHLASETIINNAGTISHQHGVGKDHAPYLSVEKGVLGMKLLANLSEHFDEQQQLNPGTLLE
- a CDS encoding AraC family transcriptional regulator produces the protein MADKLLAQHAVQIDEQLGQASVPAVSQYLQLATEQGIDIKKILDEIKLDETLLLDNNNHVTGLQFQQLISALISQSNDELFGLHTAKYVQPGSYSVLGYISMNCESLGQAITKIQPFEKLVGDMGTTSFETLGEQVKISWHCQFTEPQVKRHMIDNCLASWLTFARYLVSQDSNPSALRLMRKRPSLSQQNEYQALFNCPIEYGQDENAIIFDKTLLSLPLNKGDQQLLSTLEDHAQSLILNLNRETSFPEQLSAMIEQSLKMGQFHQQDIANSLGISTKTLQRRLAAQGLNFQSILDETRLKVVKQYLANQVLPLNHVSDALGFKEPRSFYRWFNKLTQMTPGEYRKTLTQ
- a CDS encoding TonB-dependent receptor plug domain-containing protein; translated protein: MEHKEQEGSMLRKNALALAISAVVGSISLNAHADELAKNTVADEEAVEQIMVTGSRISRTTFDAPTPTVVISAEDIKISGLTNVNDILTSMPQFGEGLDSTSGNYSFGNSGLNVLNLRGIGATRTLVLVNGKRPTPITDDAQTMYADIGMIPSELLERVEVMTGGASAVYGSDAVAGVVNFILKKDYEGTSLRGQIGGTNDGGHDTRNFTLTHGFNFDDNRGNLSISVDYLDESALRQSDRKGSGPQQRSVANPRNTGAEDGIPDKVWLRDLTTTEWGGEATIFGIWNNDYNTLDWYDVNESTGGYSLRTPASNVYDGWLTNDGSGFPLDRWGMIEDPFERVNAYAALNYEFDSFDLSADITYSRAKSKDEIDPPFLNKWIQLGNDFTFDVPTGIEEKALTDDGGWTKLHYTFYEAGPRRHDNERDYLSANVTLSGLAFEDWAWDVNFSSGKSKTELSNRNALRTDRIDSQFAIIGPCQESNSCPSFSPFERPSQEVLDYVLDEHTSVTDVVSHAFSANIAGDLMELPAGALQMSAGLEVRYESLEYAPSELWQSGNLTSMQTPMDASRNIQEIYAEVLAPIVSDLPGIKALDVEAALRKAEYSTESSSFTSAKFGVNWTVNDSIRFRSTYSSAVRAPQLNELFSGQSIGYTTMTDPCHYTEIDGGPKDGRRVANCAKFGIEPGWSSNISTQRGQSITEGNSDLREEEAKTLTVGFIYQPTFVNNLRISLDFWDIKLEDMITSYSASGMMSNCVDLLPNSVDNDFCKQVSRDTNGDVLHVRPGSVNADESRRRGLDIEADYAIDNFTFKLVATRMYESSLTQFDFVDAVSVTDNDVGELGIPEWKSNFTTTYSQGDFSASWVFKFRETGRLNGDVSKEFRDSDTPGNSIMHDIRVSYDLTENANLYAGINNVTDHTGLDHWTTSYGTRNGWGILGRSYYAGFIYNF